TTGCTCCTTGGAGAGAATGGGATTTAAATAGCCGCGAAAAACTTCTAGCCTATGCACAAAAACATGGTATTGATATTACTAAGAAAAAAGGTAAATCACCTTATTCTATGGATGCAAATTTGCTTCACATTTCTTATGAAGGGCTTGTTTTAGAAGATCCAGCACACGCCCCTGAAGATGATATGTGGAGATGGAGCAAAAGCCCAAAAGAAGCTCCTAATGAAAGCGAAATTATAGAACTTGAATTTGTTAAAGGTGATTTAGTAGCTATAAATGGCGAAAAATTAAGCCCAGCAGGACTTTTAACAAAACTGAATGAATTAGGTTGTAAACATGGTATAGGACGCCTTGATATAGTAGAAAATCGTTATGTAGGTATGAAAAGTCGTGGTTGCTATGAAACCCCAGGCGGAACTATACTTTTAAAAGCACATCGTGCTATTGAAAGCATTACGCTTGATAGAGAAGCGGCACATTTAAAAGACGAACTTATGCCAAAATATGCAAGCTTGATTTATAATGGCTATTGGTTTTCGCCGGAAAGATATATGCTCCAAGCCTTAATCGATGAGTCTCAAAAACACACTAATGGCAAAGTAAAATTAGAACTTTATAAAGGTAATGTGATGGTGATTGGCCGCGAAAGCGCTAATGATAGCTTGTTTAA
This genomic interval from Campylobacter sp. CCS1377 contains the following:
- a CDS encoding argininosuccinate synthase, translated to MKNDVKKVVLAYSGGLDTSIILKWLQDEYNCEVVTFTADIGQGEELEPARKKALSLGIKEENIFIKDLRDEFVKDYVFPMFRANAIYEGEYLLGTSIARPLIAKTQAQIALQTGADAVSHGATGKGNDQVRFELGYLAFNPDLKIIAPWREWDLNSREKLLAYAQKHGIDITKKKGKSPYSMDANLLHISYEGLVLEDPAHAPEDDMWRWSKSPKEAPNESEIIELEFVKGDLVAINGEKLSPAGLLTKLNELGCKHGIGRLDIVENRYVGMKSRGCYETPGGTILLKAHRAIESITLDREAAHLKDELMPKYASLIYNGYWFSPERYMLQALIDESQKHTNGKVKLELYKGNVMVIGRESANDSLFNAAYCTFEEDEVYNQKDAAGFIKLNALRFIIAGKNGRKF